From the Candidatus Saccharimonadaceae bacterium ML1 genome, one window contains:
- a CDS encoding S41 family peptidase — MLMTSEGNERTSSKKNVRRGVPQSVFVASLTLAVIVAFVAGTRSDELYRIVAPVFGVKVAQRDLDVSILKETYRELVSNYDGELDASKLSDGAARGMVEAAGDKHTVFMDGKEAAEFQESLNGDLTGIGAEIGVQNNQPTVLRVINDSPAAKAGLQKGDVFVSVNGESMNGKTAADVAGKVRGDAGTTVKLAMRRGETKQEYAITRAQVNDPSVRWDVVNSVGVMTISRFDEQTGMLARRAAQEFIDKQVKGVVLDLRDNGGGYLTAAQALASVWLNDQVVVTEKTGGKVVDTVKTERHALLGDMKTVVLTNGNTASASEIVAGALQEYGKATLIGEKTYGKGTVQKIVNLSDGRILKVTTARWYTPKGKNITKEGITPDTTIHITKDDANAGKDTQMEAAQSVLAS; from the coding sequence GTGCTTATGACTTCAGAGGGGAATGAGCGGACAAGCTCAAAAAAGAATGTGCGGCGTGGCGTACCGCAGTCGGTATTCGTAGCGTCGCTGACGCTTGCGGTGATTGTCGCATTTGTAGCGGGAACACGAAGCGATGAACTGTATCGGATCGTTGCGCCAGTGTTTGGCGTGAAAGTTGCTCAGCGCGATCTTGACGTGTCGATACTTAAAGAAACGTATCGCGAATTGGTGAGTAATTACGATGGTGAGCTTGATGCGTCGAAGCTATCCGATGGTGCAGCGCGTGGCATGGTTGAAGCAGCCGGCGACAAACATACGGTGTTTATGGATGGAAAGGAAGCGGCGGAGTTTCAGGAAAGTCTGAACGGCGATTTAACAGGGATTGGCGCAGAGATTGGCGTGCAGAATAATCAGCCAACGGTTTTGCGTGTTATCAACGACTCTCCGGCGGCAAAAGCGGGGTTGCAAAAAGGCGATGTGTTCGTATCTGTGAATGGCGAGTCGATGAACGGCAAAACGGCGGCAGATGTTGCCGGTAAAGTTCGCGGCGATGCCGGTACGACAGTGAAACTCGCAATGCGGCGCGGCGAGACGAAGCAAGAATACGCTATCACGCGCGCGCAGGTAAATGATCCGAGCGTGCGTTGGGATGTTGTTAATAGCGTTGGTGTGATGACGATTTCTCGGTTTGACGAGCAGACGGGTATGTTGGCACGGCGTGCGGCGCAGGAATTTATTGATAAGCAAGTCAAGGGTGTCGTTCTTGATTTGCGTGATAATGGCGGCGGGTATTTAACAGCGGCGCAGGCACTTGCCAGCGTGTGGCTGAATGATCAAGTTGTCGTGACAGAGAAGACTGGTGGTAAAGTGGTTGATACGGTGAAAACAGAGCGGCATGCGTTGCTTGGCGATATGAAAACAGTTGTTTTAACGAATGGCAACACGGCTAGTGCAAGTGAAATCGTTGCGGGCGCGCTGCAGGAGTATGGGAAGGCGACGTTGATTGGTGAAAAGACATACGGCAAAGGTACGGTGCAGAAAATCGTTAATCTGTCGGACGGGCGTATCCTCAAAGTAACGACGGCGCGCTGGTATACGCCAAAAGGTAAAAATATCACGAAAGAAGGTATCACACCGGATACAACGATTCATATTACGAAGGACGACGCAAATGCTGGAAAAGATACGCAAATGGAGGCAGCTCAGTCGGTATTGGCGTCATAG
- a CDS encoding response regulator translates to MEAAKKKILLVEDDASLAAVYRARLELEGFDIKEVHNGEDALSAAVSYRPDLILLDVMMPKISGFDVLDILRNTPDTTNVRVIMLTALSQPKDKERAEKLGADDYLVKSQVVISDVVERVRHHLGIMND, encoded by the coding sequence ATGGAAGCAGCGAAGAAAAAGATTTTGTTGGTTGAAGATGATGCGTCGCTCGCTGCGGTGTATCGCGCCCGGCTTGAACTTGAGGGATTTGATATTAAAGAAGTGCATAATGGCGAGGATGCACTGTCGGCGGCAGTATCGTACCGCCCTGATCTGATATTGCTTGATGTGATGATGCCGAAGATCAGCGGGTTTGACGTGCTTGATATCCTTCGCAACACGCCAGATACAACGAATGTCCGCGTTATTATGCTAACGGCGCTCAGCCAGCCAAAAGATAAGGAACGGGCAGAGAAGCTTGGCGCAGACGATTACCTCGTAAAATCGCAAGTTGTGATTAGCGATGTCGTTGAGCGAGTGCGCCACCACTTGGGTATAATGAACGATTAG
- the rpmA gene encoding 50S ribosomal protein L27 has product MSHVKAGGSSKNNHNNAGARLGVKRFGGQRVHAGAVLVRQTGATKIAGKGTYMSRNFTIHAAKDGFVSFVKVRKRSFTGRTHPRTQVVVQ; this is encoded by the coding sequence ATGTCACACGTTAAAGCGGGAGGCTCAAGCAAGAATAACCACAACAATGCGGGCGCACGCCTAGGCGTCAAGCGATTCGGCGGGCAGAGAGTCCATGCAGGTGCAGTACTCGTTCGCCAGACCGGCGCGACAAAAATCGCCGGCAAAGGCACGTATATGAGCCGCAACTTCACTATTCATGCCGCCAAAGACGGCTTCGTCAGTTTTGTCAAAGTTAGGAAACGATCGTTCACTGGACGAACACATCCACGTACGCAAGTAGTAGTTCAATAA
- a CDS encoding UPF0020 domain-containing protein codes for MFIAILGRQPALGATELERLYGGDRTRWFSDRAMLIESDAFDFNRLGGSLKAGRIILQTNGNWQMISRTVVDRYAKQWYGIPHKITLGISAYGFRISSRDVQKTGLLLKKQLQQCSVSLRLIPNTEPALNTAASHHNKLGLSPHKIELLIVRNTSGRVIIAESIGAQNISALAARDQVRPRTDAFVGMLPPKLARMMVNFTGLPEEFDSSAAESTSRLCILDPFCGTGTVLQEALLNGYSVVGTDLSQKMIDYTTENLAWLRQKFRTTGEVIALQQADATTFQWKPPRAINAVVCETYLGQPFSAPPRLEKLHEVAGNCNHIITTFLRNIHSQLGDAAPLVLAVPAWRDHSGHFTHLPLIKHLADFGYQRIPLHHIHPEQLLYYRENQVVAREILILTKSPSTKSMRY; via the coding sequence ATGTTTATCGCGATATTAGGCCGCCAGCCAGCACTCGGCGCTACCGAACTAGAACGTTTGTATGGCGGTGATCGTACGCGCTGGTTCTCCGATCGCGCAATGCTTATAGAATCAGATGCGTTTGATTTTAATCGTTTGGGCGGCAGCCTAAAAGCCGGGCGCATCATCTTGCAGACGAATGGTAATTGGCAGATGATAAGTCGCACAGTCGTAGACCGCTACGCTAAACAATGGTACGGCATACCACACAAAATAACACTTGGTATAAGCGCGTACGGTTTTCGTATTTCATCGCGCGACGTACAGAAAACCGGACTTTTATTAAAAAAACAGCTGCAGCAATGCAGTGTTAGCCTGCGACTCATTCCGAATACCGAGCCAGCCCTTAACACCGCCGCGTCGCACCACAACAAGCTTGGCTTGTCGCCGCATAAAATTGAGTTGCTTATCGTACGCAACACATCTGGACGCGTCATCATTGCGGAGAGTATCGGCGCGCAGAATATTTCCGCCCTTGCCGCCCGCGACCAAGTACGGCCGCGCACCGACGCATTTGTCGGCATGCTGCCGCCAAAGCTAGCGCGGATGATGGTAAATTTTACAGGGTTACCTGAAGAATTTGATAGTTCAGCAGCAGAAAGCACATCTAGGCTCTGCATTCTTGACCCCTTCTGCGGTACGGGCACCGTATTGCAAGAAGCACTCCTCAATGGCTACTCTGTTGTTGGTACCGACCTAAGCCAAAAAATGATTGATTACACGACTGAAAATCTAGCATGGCTGCGCCAAAAATTCCGGACAACGGGCGAAGTTATTGCCCTGCAGCAAGCAGACGCTACCACTTTTCAGTGGAAACCGCCGCGCGCTATCAACGCCGTCGTCTGCGAGACCTACCTAGGGCAGCCGTTCTCTGCGCCGCCTCGCCTCGAAAAGCTGCACGAAGTCGCCGGCAATTGCAATCATATCATCACCACATTTTTACGTAATATTCATTCGCAGCTCGGCGATGCGGCGCCGCTTGTCCTCGCCGTGCCCGCCTGGCGCGATCACAGTGGACATTTCACTCACCTGCCGCTTATCAAGCATCTCGCAGATTTCGGGTATCAACGCATTCCCCTGCATCACATTCACCCTGAACAACTCTTATATTACCGCGAGAACCAAGTCGTCGCCCGCGAAATCCTTATTCTTACGAAAAGCCCAAGCACAAAAAGTATGCGATACTAA
- a CDS encoding Flippase-like domain-containing protein, which translates to MRSPRAILSIVTVAVLGIIVYASRHELQKAWELFGQADVLLLLLLVPFQIVVYFSGGEMIFSYLRDKRDIHHVSRFEQTRISLELNLVNHIFPSGGVSGISYATWRMHKLGVSTSRSTFAQVVRYVTGFLALVCLLVLSVVFLAFDGHVNRYIVASSFVLVLVVVALTFGIVYVFSSKPRMRATAANITRCVNRTVRLATLGRKRRLLKFENAEQFFAEMQSDFQDMWNRPRLLAKPFLWGIVYTLFDAGMFFLAFLALGTPINPAILMVGYGVASLASVVAFTPGGAGVYELIMIFFLSMAGVRSDAAIAGIVLTRVILLAGTILFGYIFYQHALIKYGKPHDTAIQR; encoded by the coding sequence ATGAGGTCGCCGCGTGCCATCTTGAGCATTGTGACAGTGGCAGTTCTAGGCATAATTGTCTATGCGTCGCGCCACGAGTTGCAAAAAGCTTGGGAGCTATTTGGGCAGGCAGATGTGCTGCTGCTATTATTGCTTGTGCCGTTTCAGATCGTGGTGTATTTTTCAGGCGGCGAGATGATCTTTTCGTATTTGCGCGATAAGCGCGACATTCACCATGTGTCGCGGTTTGAGCAAACACGGATTTCGCTTGAACTTAATCTTGTCAATCACATTTTTCCGTCAGGCGGCGTGAGCGGTATCTCGTACGCGACATGGCGCATGCACAAATTAGGCGTTAGCACGTCTCGTTCGACATTCGCGCAGGTCGTGCGCTATGTAACGGGGTTTTTGGCGTTGGTTTGCTTACTGGTTTTATCGGTGGTGTTCTTGGCGTTTGACGGCCATGTGAACCGCTATATTGTGGCGTCAAGTTTCGTGCTCGTGTTGGTTGTCGTGGCTTTAACATTTGGAATTGTATATGTTTTTTCGTCGAAGCCTCGTATGCGGGCAACAGCGGCGAATATAACACGCTGCGTAAATCGTACCGTGCGGCTCGCGACGCTTGGTAGAAAGCGGCGGTTATTAAAGTTTGAGAATGCTGAACAGTTCTTCGCTGAAATGCAAAGTGATTTTCAGGATATGTGGAATCGCCCGCGGTTACTCGCAAAGCCGTTTTTGTGGGGCATTGTCTACACTCTCTTTGATGCAGGCATGTTCTTCCTTGCGTTTTTGGCGCTGGGTACGCCGATCAATCCGGCGATCTTGATGGTTGGATACGGCGTAGCATCGCTTGCGAGCGTCGTTGCGTTTACGCCGGGCGGTGCGGGTGTGTATGAACTGATTATGATTTTTTTCTTAAGCATGGCGGGCGTGCGCTCAGATGCGGCGATCGCAGGCATTGTGCTGACGCGCGTTATTTTGCTAGCGGGAACGATTCTGTTTGGGTATATATTTTACCAGCATGCACTTATCAAATACGGAAAACCGCATGACACCGCGATTCAGCGTTAG